Proteins from one Catenulispora sp. EB89 genomic window:
- a CDS encoding transposase domain-containing protein, with protein sequence MSESAMVRVDRSIEVAAGVFAPGHLGELTQFLPLELVDAVLADTGCVQQRVRVLPSRVGVYFVLALCLFRPVGAVKVFGKLCAGLPARLRVSPSEKGLRDLRRRLGAAPFKALFEAVAGPLATPSTPGVSYRRWRTVAFDGCLSLQTPDSVRNRGWLGKIRYWQGWSGYPHLVLMVLCETGTRGLLGAVFGPVGTDERGWAVRLLPLLNDKMLVLCDRGFDSDDFAAELAGTGAQFLIRATAARNPPVLARLSDGSFLSRLGALPVRIIDVDVVVTLADGTRNADR encoded by the coding sequence GTGTCTGAGTCTGCCATGGTGCGTGTCGATCGGTCGATCGAGGTGGCGGCGGGGGTGTTCGCTCCGGGGCATTTGGGGGAGCTGACGCAGTTCCTGCCGTTGGAGTTGGTGGATGCGGTGTTGGCCGATACCGGGTGTGTGCAGCAGCGGGTGCGGGTCCTGCCGTCGCGGGTGGGGGTGTATTTCGTGCTGGCGCTGTGTCTGTTTCGGCCGGTGGGTGCTGTGAAGGTGTTCGGCAAGTTGTGTGCGGGCCTGCCGGCCCGGTTGCGGGTGAGCCCGTCGGAGAAGGGGTTGCGGGATCTGCGGCGGCGGTTGGGGGCGGCGCCGTTCAAGGCGCTGTTCGAGGCCGTGGCCGGGCCGTTGGCGACCCCGAGCACGCCGGGGGTGTCCTACCGGCGCTGGCGCACGGTGGCCTTCGACGGTTGTTTGTCGCTGCAGACCCCGGATTCGGTGCGCAACCGCGGCTGGCTGGGGAAGATCAGGTATTGGCAGGGCTGGTCCGGATACCCGCACCTGGTGCTGATGGTGTTGTGCGAGACTGGGACCCGGGGGCTGTTGGGTGCGGTGTTCGGGCCGGTCGGCACTGATGAACGCGGCTGGGCGGTGCGGCTGCTGCCGCTGCTGAACGACAAGATGCTGGTGTTGTGCGATCGCGGGTTCGACTCCGATGACTTCGCAGCCGAGCTGGCCGGCACCGGTGCACAGTTCCTCATCCGGGCCACCGCTGCCCGCAACCCGCCGGTGCTGGCCCGGTTGTCCGACGGCTCGTTTCTGTCCCGGCTGGGTGCCCTGCCAGTGCGGATCATCGACGTCGATGTGGTCGTGACCTTGGCCGACGGCACCCGTAACGCCGACCG
- a CDS encoding serine/threonine-protein kinase, whose product MGDEPSASIAGYRDLVVIGRGGSSVVYRAWQARFERYVAVKVLSGEFDETASRRFVREMRLTGRLTGHPHVVTALDAGTTSAGQPFMATDLYEQGSLQDRLDASGPLPAVEVAAIGAKIAGALADAHTLGIVHRDVKPSNILISRFGEPALADFGVAVAPGSPSGMTSGNAFTPVHAAPETVAGARPSAAGDVYSLGSTLHHLLTGEPPFFRADSPEIIALLFRIVNEPPPELHCPELPALVTVIRTAMAKHPAARPAGAAQLAWRLRELILPDGWAHADPVAAPPPDVDLPPWLVSEPLALPPAANVTLAITAGEARPPTRKSAGRRANAKRRRTAALVSAGIGIAGLALALTSFLRR is encoded by the coding sequence GTGGGGGATGAGCCGAGTGCGTCCATAGCGGGATACCGCGACCTGGTCGTGATCGGGCGCGGCGGGTCGAGCGTCGTGTACCGGGCCTGGCAGGCGAGGTTCGAGCGCTATGTCGCGGTCAAGGTGCTGTCCGGGGAGTTCGACGAGACCGCCTCGCGGCGCTTCGTGCGGGAGATGCGGCTGACCGGCCGGCTGACCGGGCATCCGCACGTCGTGACCGCGCTGGACGCCGGTACCACGAGCGCCGGGCAGCCGTTCATGGCCACCGACCTGTACGAGCAGGGCTCGCTGCAGGACCGCCTGGACGCCTCCGGCCCGCTGCCGGCCGTCGAGGTCGCCGCGATCGGCGCGAAGATCGCCGGGGCGCTGGCCGACGCGCACACCCTGGGTATCGTGCACCGCGACGTGAAGCCGAGCAACATCCTGATATCGCGCTTCGGCGAGCCGGCGCTGGCCGACTTCGGCGTGGCCGTGGCTCCCGGATCACCGTCCGGGATGACCAGCGGGAACGCCTTCACCCCGGTCCACGCGGCGCCGGAGACGGTGGCCGGGGCCAGGCCGTCGGCGGCCGGCGACGTCTATTCCCTCGGTTCGACGTTGCACCACCTGCTGACCGGCGAGCCGCCGTTCTTCCGGGCGGACAGCCCGGAGATCATCGCCCTGTTGTTCCGCATCGTGAACGAGCCGCCCCCGGAGCTGCACTGTCCGGAGCTGCCCGCGCTCGTCACGGTTATCCGGACCGCCATGGCCAAGCATCCGGCGGCCCGGCCCGCCGGCGCCGCACAACTGGCCTGGAGACTCAGGGAGCTGATCCTGCCCGACGGCTGGGCACACGCCGACCCGGTCGCGGCGCCGCCGCCGGACGTCGACCTCCCGCCGTGGCTGGTCTCCGAGCCCCTGGCCCTTCCCCCGGCGGCGAACGTCACGCTGGCCATCACCGCCGGAGAAGCGCGTCCGCCGACCCGGAAGTCGGCCGGCCGGCGTGCGAACGCCAAGCGCCGCCGAACAGCGGCCCTTGTCAGTGCCGGCATCGGGATCGCGGGGCTGGCCCTGGCGCTCACCTCGTTTCTTCGGCGCTAG
- a CDS encoding LmbU family transcriptional regulator — MTRRTSLHLPPGLAWSEWRRLGRQIFVIADSSAWWLGDWLIYGQNCYPNRYKRAVAETSLDYQTLRNYAWVARKVPVERRREGLGFQHHAEVAGLSAGEQDEWLSRAEEQSWTRNELRRRIRAAQRKDAYAQESAVVQMYVAAERQGRWQAAADSAQMDLLEWIVRTLDGIAEANPGSEAR; from the coding sequence ATGACTCGGCGCACGAGTCTGCATCTGCCTCCGGGGCTGGCGTGGTCCGAGTGGCGGCGGCTGGGCCGTCAGATCTTCGTCATCGCGGATTCATCGGCCTGGTGGCTGGGCGACTGGCTGATATACGGGCAGAACTGCTATCCGAACCGGTACAAGCGCGCGGTCGCTGAGACGTCGCTGGACTACCAGACGCTGCGCAACTACGCCTGGGTGGCCCGCAAGGTCCCGGTGGAGCGGCGCCGGGAGGGGCTCGGCTTCCAGCACCACGCGGAGGTGGCCGGGCTGTCGGCGGGGGAGCAGGACGAGTGGCTCTCGCGCGCCGAGGAACAGAGTTGGACACGCAACGAGTTGCGGCGGCGGATCCGGGCCGCGCAGCGCAAGGACGCGTACGCGCAGGAGAGCGCCGTCGTGCAGATGTACGTCGCCGCCGAGCGCCAGGGCCGATGGCAGGCGGCGGCCGACTCCGCGCAGATGGACCTGCTGGAGTGGATCGTCCGGACGCTGGACGGGATCGCCGAGGCGAACCCCGGGTCCGAGGCGCGCTGA
- a CDS encoding beta-propeller fold lactonase family protein: MPSTRPTSTARGAVFRRPPALAKGAAVALVAAGTLAAAGPAALAGTTPTAASTSGQPVYVSNINAGTVSVLRSGAVVATIPVGSGPGAVAVSPDGSAAYVADFGGASVSVIDTGSATVRATVPVGTDPAAVAVSPDGSTVYVANGIDGTVSVIAAATDSVVATVPVGGHPAGVAVSPDGGSVYVSGTAAAGGAGAGSGLAAAAGAVSVISTDTDTVTATIAVGGSPTGVAVSPDGGTVYATGFASNSVAVIDTGSETVVGTVAVGSHPGAVAVSPDGSAAYVSNFGSGSVSVIDTGSDAVTATVRVGSGPEGVAVSADGSAAYVAGSHGNTVSVIATATDTVTATVHGFAGPTGVAAAP; this comes from the coding sequence ATGCCGTCGACCCGCCCCACATCCACTGCGCGCGGCGCAGTCTTCCGCCGCCCTCCCGCCCTGGCCAAGGGCGCGGCCGTGGCCCTGGTCGCGGCCGGGACCCTGGCCGCCGCCGGTCCCGCCGCACTGGCCGGGACCACTCCGACCGCCGCTTCGACCAGTGGTCAACCGGTCTACGTCAGCAACATCAACGCCGGTACCGTCTCGGTCCTGAGGTCCGGCGCCGTCGTGGCCACCATCCCGGTCGGCTCCGGTCCCGGTGCGGTGGCGGTCTCGCCCGACGGGTCCGCCGCCTACGTGGCCGACTTCGGCGGCGCCTCCGTCTCGGTCATCGACACCGGCAGCGCCACGGTCCGGGCCACCGTGCCGGTCGGCACGGACCCCGCCGCCGTGGCCGTCTCGCCGGACGGCAGCACCGTGTACGTCGCCAACGGCATCGACGGCACCGTCTCGGTGATCGCGGCCGCCACCGACTCGGTCGTGGCCACCGTGCCCGTGGGCGGTCACCCCGCCGGTGTGGCCGTCTCGCCGGACGGCGGCAGCGTCTACGTCAGCGGGACCGCGGCCGCCGGCGGCGCCGGGGCCGGCTCCGGCCTCGCGGCGGCCGCCGGCGCGGTCTCGGTCATCAGTACGGACACTGACACGGTCACCGCGACCATCGCCGTCGGCGGCAGCCCCACCGGCGTCGCGGTCTCGCCGGACGGCGGCACCGTCTACGCCACCGGCTTCGCCTCCAACTCGGTCGCGGTGATCGACACCGGGAGCGAGACGGTCGTCGGCACCGTCGCCGTCGGCTCGCACCCCGGCGCCGTGGCCGTGAGCCCGGACGGTTCGGCGGCCTACGTCTCGAACTTCGGCAGCGGCAGCGTGTCGGTGATCGACACCGGCAGCGACGCGGTCACCGCGACCGTGCGGGTCGGCTCCGGTCCCGAGGGCGTCGCCGTGAGCGCGGACGGCTCGGCGGCGTACGTCGCGGGCAGCCACGGCAACACCGTCTCGGTGATCGCCACCGCGACCGACACCGTCACCGCCACGGTCCACGGGTTCGCCGGCCCCACCGGCGTCGCGGCGGCGCCGTAG
- a CDS encoding PLP-dependent aminotransferase family protein has product MHDLATNGSAEIGTRTRAKTRTIAVDDLHGSVADPVLESMTFLNEVTTRYPEAVSFAPGRPYEGMFDVASVTEYFEAYLAHLRAAGRTEDEIRTLIFQYGRTKGQIHGLIAEALAHDEGIRVDPESVVVTVGAQEGMVLALRALFAGPDDVLLASSPCYVGLSGAARLLDVPVVPVPEGGQGLDPEAVRAAARRVAASGRRVRACYVVPDFANPSGASMPTAARRRLLDVAAAEDFLILEDNPYGFFGGEQEPRPTLKALDPDGSVVYLGSCCKTCFPGARLGYVVADQRVRRRDGSHGLLADELAKIKSMITVNTPSLSQAVIGGALLRCDCRLRAANTATAAFYRANLAAVQSELARHFPPAARAELGLSWNRPDGGFFTVLTVPFTADEAALERSAREFGVLWTPMAAFFPPGAGHDRLRLSSSYLTPDQLREGITRLAAFLRAEAAHHPSPPKGRTT; this is encoded by the coding sequence ATGCATGACCTTGCGACGAACGGCTCGGCCGAGATCGGCACCCGTACCCGTGCCAAGACCCGCACCATCGCCGTGGACGACCTGCACGGCTCCGTCGCCGATCCGGTGCTGGAGTCGATGACCTTCCTGAACGAGGTCACCACCCGGTATCCGGAGGCGGTCTCGTTCGCGCCCGGCCGGCCGTACGAGGGCATGTTCGACGTCGCGAGCGTCACCGAGTACTTCGAGGCGTATCTGGCGCACCTGCGCGCGGCCGGCCGCACCGAGGACGAGATAAGGACCCTGATATTCCAGTACGGCCGGACCAAGGGCCAGATCCACGGCCTGATCGCCGAGGCGCTGGCGCACGACGAGGGGATCCGGGTCGACCCGGAGTCCGTGGTGGTCACGGTCGGCGCGCAGGAGGGCATGGTCCTGGCGCTGCGGGCCCTGTTCGCGGGGCCGGACGACGTCCTGCTGGCGAGCTCGCCGTGTTACGTCGGCCTGTCCGGCGCCGCCCGGCTGCTCGACGTCCCGGTGGTCCCGGTGCCCGAGGGCGGCCAGGGCCTCGACCCGGAGGCGGTGCGCGCCGCCGCCCGCCGCGTGGCGGCCTCCGGGCGGCGGGTGCGCGCCTGCTACGTGGTGCCCGACTTCGCCAACCCGTCGGGCGCGAGCATGCCGACCGCCGCCCGCCGCAGGCTGCTTGACGTGGCGGCGGCCGAGGATTTCCTGATCCTGGAGGACAACCCCTACGGGTTCTTCGGCGGTGAGCAGGAGCCGCGCCCGACACTCAAGGCCCTGGACCCGGACGGCTCGGTCGTCTACCTCGGCTCGTGCTGCAAGACCTGCTTCCCCGGAGCGCGCCTCGGCTACGTCGTCGCCGACCAGCGGGTCCGGCGGCGCGACGGCTCGCACGGGCTCCTCGCCGACGAACTGGCGAAGATCAAGAGCATGATCACGGTCAACACCCCGTCGCTGAGCCAGGCGGTGATCGGCGGTGCGCTGCTGCGCTGCGACTGTCGTCTGCGCGCCGCCAACACCGCGACGGCGGCCTTCTACCGGGCCAACCTGGCAGCCGTCCAAAGCGAGCTCGCACGGCACTTCCCGCCCGCGGCCCGCGCCGAACTCGGCCTGAGCTGGAACCGGCCGGACGGCGGCTTCTTCACCGTCCTCACGGTACCGTTCACCGCCGACGAAGCGGCGCTGGAGCGCTCGGCGCGGGAGTTCGGCGTGCTCTGGACGCCCATGGCGGCCTTCTTCCCACCAGGCGCCGGCCACGACCGCCTCCGCCTGTCCTCCAGCTACCTGACCCCGGACCAGCTCCGGGAAGGCATCACCCGCCTCGCCGCGTTCCTGCGGGCCGAGGCGGCCCACCACCCGTCACCACCGAAGGGAAGAACGACATGA
- a CDS encoding MbtH family protein, protein MSGNPFDDAEASFLVLTNAEGQYSLWPQPIAVPEGWAVVFGAAGRQDCLDHVEANWTDMRPLSLVEAMGS, encoded by the coding sequence ATGAGCGGCAACCCGTTCGACGACGCAGAGGCCTCATTCCTCGTCCTGACCAACGCCGAGGGCCAGTACTCCCTGTGGCCGCAGCCCATAGCCGTCCCCGAAGGCTGGGCGGTCGTCTTCGGCGCGGCCGGCCGCCAGGACTGCCTCGACCACGTCGAGGCGAACTGGACGGACATGCGGCCGCTGAGCCTGGTCGAGGCCATGGGGTCGTGA
- a CDS encoding LmbU family transcriptional regulator → MMDNAVRGVAAGARTANPERLSLDPSTVTRRTSLTLRAGLTVDEWLRVGLQISRVSESSTWWLGDWLVYGRQRYPDRYRQAVESTSLDYQTLRNYAWVAGKIGVERRRSALSFQHHAQVAPLPEPAQDAWLEKAERHGWSRNRLRAELKAAAADPGSEARMVQLRLEGEQLSRWRQAAEREGRDLLSWMTQGLDEAAGLAEPDPVPALPPAPAPQGVAIGSGAAL, encoded by the coding sequence ATGATGGACAACGCCGTCAGGGGCGTGGCAGCGGGGGCACGTACGGCGAATCCCGAACGGCTTTCGCTGGACCCGTCCACGGTGACCAGACGCACCTCGCTGACCCTGCGGGCCGGACTGACAGTGGACGAATGGCTCCGGGTGGGGCTGCAGATCAGCCGGGTCTCCGAGTCCTCGACATGGTGGCTGGGGGACTGGCTCGTCTACGGCCGCCAGCGCTACCCCGACCGCTACCGGCAGGCTGTCGAGAGCACCAGCCTCGACTACCAGACCCTGCGCAACTACGCCTGGGTGGCGGGCAAGATCGGCGTGGAGCGCCGGCGCAGCGCGCTGAGCTTCCAACACCACGCACAGGTCGCGCCGCTGCCGGAGCCGGCCCAGGACGCCTGGCTGGAGAAGGCCGAGCGGCACGGCTGGTCGCGCAACCGGTTGCGTGCGGAGCTCAAGGCCGCGGCCGCCGATCCGGGCTCCGAGGCCAGGATGGTGCAGTTGCGGCTGGAGGGCGAGCAGCTGAGCCGGTGGCGGCAGGCGGCCGAACGGGAGGGCCGGGACCTGCTCAGCTGGATGACGCAGGGGCTGGACGAGGCGGCCGGACTGGCCGAGCCGGACCCGGTTCCCGCGCTGCCGCCGGCTCCGGCCCCGCAGGGGGTGGCGATCGGGTCGGGGGCGGCGTTGTGA